In a genomic window of Micromonospora cremea:
- a CDS encoding LCP family protein — protein MLVGKAGKSGRRSSIWRGVPRWARVCTVFGTVLTMLSGMVLVGTEVLMARYEGAVGKADLFGDQAAGAQAKKTDIKGPLNILLVGIDPRTPTAAPLADSIMVLHVPATMDRAYLFSLPRDLYVQIPPFKKAEFPGETTKINAAMSFGSRVPGGNPDAARGFELLATTVQNVTGIKRFDAGAIINFTGFQKIVDAMGGVDMYVERDVRSEHKQPDGKPRPGNTRGEGYVGPQAVYKKGNQHLSGWQALDYVRQRYPKNGVPDADYGRQRHQQQFVKAMVGQAFSADVVSNPIKLDKVLRAAGQSLIFNGRGNGVVDFGIALKNVRPNTIQMIKLPGGGVFEGKKYKGEQFQPGVSDFFTALHNEQLDPFLLEHPDFLNKTK, from the coding sequence ATGCTCGTGGGTAAGGCCGGCAAGAGTGGCCGCAGGTCCTCCATCTGGCGGGGCGTGCCGCGCTGGGCCAGGGTCTGCACGGTGTTCGGCACCGTGCTGACCATGCTCAGCGGGATGGTGCTCGTCGGCACCGAGGTGCTGATGGCCCGCTACGAGGGCGCGGTCGGCAAGGCCGACCTCTTCGGCGACCAGGCGGCCGGGGCCCAGGCGAAGAAGACCGACATCAAGGGCCCGCTCAACATCCTGCTGGTCGGCATCGATCCCCGTACGCCGACGGCGGCGCCACTGGCCGACTCGATCATGGTGTTGCACGTGCCCGCGACGATGGACCGGGCCTATCTGTTCTCGCTGCCGCGGGACCTCTACGTGCAGATCCCGCCCTTCAAGAAGGCCGAGTTCCCCGGCGAGACCACGAAGATCAACGCCGCCATGTCGTTCGGCAGCCGGGTGCCGGGAGGCAACCCCGACGCCGCGCGGGGCTTCGAGCTGCTGGCCACCACGGTGCAGAACGTGACCGGCATCAAGCGGTTCGACGCTGGCGCGATCATCAACTTCACCGGCTTCCAGAAGATCGTGGACGCCATGGGCGGCGTCGACATGTACGTTGAGCGGGACGTGCGGTCCGAGCACAAGCAGCCGGACGGTAAGCCGCGGCCGGGCAACACGCGGGGCGAGGGCTACGTCGGCCCGCAGGCGGTCTACAAGAAGGGCAACCAACACCTCAGCGGGTGGCAGGCGCTGGACTACGTCCGGCAGCGCTACCCGAAGAACGGTGTCCCGGACGCCGACTACGGCCGGCAGCGTCACCAGCAGCAGTTCGTCAAGGCCATGGTCGGGCAGGCGTTCAGCGCCGACGTGGTGTCCAACCCCATCAAGCTGGACAAGGTCCTCCGCGCCGCCGGTCAGTCGTTGATCTTCAACGGTCGCGGCAACGGCGTTGTCGACTTCGGCATCGCCCTCAAGAATGTCCGGCCCAACACGATCCAGATGATCAAGCTCCCCGGCGGCGGAGTCTTCGAGGGCAAGAAATACAAGGGCGAGCAGTTCCAGCCAGGCGTGTCGGACTTCTTCACCGCCCTGCACAATGAACAACTGGACCCGTTCCTGCTGGAGCACCCGGACTTC
- a CDS encoding ATP synthase F0 subunit C, with amino-acid sequence MDYVAAVEGSTAAIGYGLAAIGPGIGVGLVFAAYIQSTARQPESSRMTLPYVWIGFAVIEALALFGIAFGFIWAG; translated from the coding sequence ATGGATTACGTCGCCGCGGTAGAGGGCAGCACCGCCGCCATCGGCTACGGCCTCGCGGCCATCGGCCCGGGTATCGGCGTCGGCCTGGTCTTCGCCGCCTACATCCAGTCGACGGCCCGCCAGCCCGAGTCGTCCCGCATGACCCTGCCGTACGTCTGGATCGGCTTCGCCGTCATCGAGGCGCTGGCGTTGTTCGGCATCGCCTTCGGCTTCATCTGGGCCGGCTGA
- a CDS encoding SDR family oxidoreductase, translating to MRCLVTGATGYIGGRLVPLLLSDGHTVRCLARKAGRLRDVPWASAAEIVQGDLSRPDTLPAAFADVDVAYFLVHSLGRSDFEAADRAAATNFAAAARKAGVRRIVYLGGPEPAADEEVPSPHLRSRAEVGRILLASGVPTAVLRAAVIIGSGSASFEMLRYLTERLPVMVTPRWVRNRIQPIAVRDVLRYLAGCTALPPEVSRGFDIGGPDVLSFRDMMQRYARVAGLRRRVIVPVRPLTPSLSSHWVGLVTPVPNAIARPLVESLVHEAIAHEHDIARYVPDPPGGLTGFDEAVALALAKVRDAQVVTRWSTASGPDAPAEPLPTDPDWSGGTAYTDYRERTVDAPPADLWRVIEGVGGEHGWYSFPLAWSIRGWLDRLIGGVGLRRGRRDPHRLQVGEALDFWRVEEIVPGELLRLRAEMRLPGRAWLEMRVLPADDGRSRYQQRAVFLPRGLAGHAYWGSVAPFHAVVFGGMARNIARGAERAPDHPAKRTG from the coding sequence GTGAGATGCCTCGTCACCGGAGCCACGGGATACATCGGCGGGCGGCTGGTGCCCCTGCTGCTCAGCGACGGGCACACCGTGCGTTGCCTGGCCCGTAAGGCCGGTCGGCTGCGCGACGTGCCCTGGGCGTCGGCCGCGGAGATCGTCCAGGGGGACCTGAGCCGGCCGGACACGCTGCCCGCCGCGTTCGCCGACGTGGACGTCGCCTACTTCCTGGTGCACTCGCTGGGCCGGTCCGACTTCGAGGCGGCCGACCGGGCGGCGGCGACCAACTTCGCGGCGGCGGCCCGGAAGGCCGGCGTACGCCGGATCGTCTACCTGGGCGGCCCGGAGCCGGCGGCCGACGAGGAGGTCCCCTCCCCGCACCTGCGGTCCCGGGCCGAGGTGGGCCGCATCCTGCTGGCCAGCGGCGTGCCCACCGCGGTGCTCCGGGCCGCGGTGATCATCGGCTCCGGCTCGGCCTCGTTCGAGATGCTGCGCTACCTGACCGAGCGACTGCCCGTCATGGTCACCCCGCGCTGGGTCCGCAACCGGATCCAGCCGATCGCGGTCCGCGACGTGCTGCGCTACCTGGCCGGCTGCACCGCGCTGCCGCCGGAGGTCAGCCGCGGCTTCGACATCGGCGGGCCGGACGTGCTCAGCTTCCGCGACATGATGCAGCGCTACGCCCGGGTGGCCGGCCTGCGTCGGCGCGTCATCGTGCCGGTCCGCCCGCTCACCCCGTCGCTCTCCTCGCACTGGGTCGGCCTGGTCACCCCTGTGCCGAACGCCATAGCCCGCCCGCTGGTGGAGAGCCTGGTCCATGAGGCGATCGCGCACGAACACGACATCGCCCGGTACGTGCCCGACCCGCCGGGTGGGCTGACCGGCTTCGACGAGGCGGTGGCGCTGGCGCTGGCCAAGGTGCGCGACGCCCAGGTGGTGACCCGCTGGTCGACCGCGAGCGGCCCGGACGCGCCGGCCGAGCCGCTGCCCACCGACCCGGACTGGTCCGGCGGCACCGCCTACACCGACTACCGGGAACGGACGGTGGACGCGCCGCCGGCGGACCTCTGGCGGGTCATCGAGGGTGTCGGCGGCGAGCACGGCTGGTACTCGTTCCCGCTCGCCTGGTCGATCCGGGGCTGGCTGGACCGGCTGATCGGTGGGGTCGGGCTGCGCCGGGGCCGGCGCGACCCGCACCGCCTCCAGGTCGGTGAGGCCCTGGACTTCTGGCGGGTGGAGGAGATCGTCCCGGGCGAGCTGCTGCGGCTGCGCGCCGAGATGCGGCTGCCCGGCCGAGCCTGGCTGGAGATGCGGGTGCTGCCCGCCGACGACGGCCGCAGCCGCTATCAGCAACGCGCGGTCTTCCTGCCGCGCGGGCTGGCCGGGCACGCCTACTGGGGGTCGGTGGCCCCGTTCCACGCGGTGGTCTTCGGCGGGATGGCCCGCAACATCGCCCGCGGCGCCGAGCGGGCCCCCGACCACCCCGCCAAGCGCACCGGCTGA
- a CDS encoding F0F1 ATP synthase subunit B — MYFLAAEGGESTHNPIIPIWQEIVVGTVAFAVLCFVLMKFVFPRMEQTFQARVDAIEGGIKRAEAAQAEANKLLEQYRAQLAEARTDAAKIRDDARADAEGIRQDVLAKAREESDRIIAAGKDQLAAERATIVRELRSEVGAIAVDLASKIVGESLADEARRKGTVDRFLSGLESTGAR; from the coding sequence ATGTATTTCCTCGCCGCTGAGGGTGGTGAGTCGACCCACAACCCGATCATCCCGATTTGGCAGGAGATCGTGGTCGGCACGGTCGCCTTCGCCGTGCTCTGCTTCGTGCTGATGAAGTTCGTCTTCCCCCGCATGGAGCAGACGTTCCAGGCTCGGGTCGACGCGATCGAGGGCGGCATCAAGCGCGCCGAGGCCGCCCAGGCCGAGGCGAACAAGCTGCTCGAGCAGTACCGTGCCCAGCTCGCCGAGGCCCGGACCGACGCCGCGAAGATCCGCGACGACGCCCGGGCCGACGCCGAGGGGATCCGGCAGGACGTCCTCGCCAAGGCGCGGGAAGAGTCCGACCGGATCATCGCGGCCGGCAAGGACCAGCTCGCCGCCGAGCGGGCCACCATCGTGCGCGAGCTGCGCTCGGAGGTCGGCGCGATCGCGGTGGACCTGGCCAGCAAGATCGTCGGTGAGTCGCTGGCCGACGAGGCGCGGCGCAAGGGCACCGTCGACCGGTTCCTGAGCGGTCTCGAGAGCACGGGGGCCCGCTGA
- a CDS encoding F0F1 ATP synthase subunit delta produces MQAASRESYKVAAERLDAYVRGTDPVAVAHAANDLLAVAGLLRREPRLRRALSDPARTGADRAELLGGMLRGKIGDGAIDLLASVVSGRWSTPTELLDGVERLGVEAVLASVDAAGDLGEVEDELFRFGQVVAGQPALAAALSNSAAPVDQRGVLVGELLAGKTRLATVRLIEVALAGFGGRSFAGSLTRLVELAAERRDRQVAYVTVAAPLSDQEEQRLGASLAAIYGREVSVKQTVDPHVLGGVSVRVGSDLYDGTILRRLNETRNALAKR; encoded by the coding sequence ATGCAGGCCGCCAGCCGGGAGTCGTACAAGGTCGCGGCCGAGCGCCTCGACGCGTACGTCCGCGGCACCGACCCGGTCGCGGTGGCCCACGCGGCGAACGACCTGCTCGCCGTTGCCGGTCTGCTGCGGCGGGAGCCGCGGTTGCGTCGGGCTCTTTCCGACCCGGCCCGGACCGGCGCGGACCGCGCCGAACTGCTCGGCGGAATGCTGCGCGGCAAGATCGGCGACGGGGCGATCGACCTGCTCGCCTCGGTGGTCTCCGGCCGGTGGTCGACGCCGACCGAGCTGCTCGACGGTGTCGAGCGGCTCGGCGTGGAGGCCGTGCTGGCCAGCGTCGACGCGGCCGGTGACCTGGGTGAGGTCGAGGACGAGCTGTTCCGCTTCGGGCAGGTCGTCGCCGGTCAGCCCGCGCTCGCCGCGGCGCTGTCCAACTCGGCGGCTCCCGTGGACCAGCGGGGCGTCCTGGTCGGCGAGCTGCTGGCCGGCAAGACCCGCCTGGCCACGGTCCGCCTCATCGAGGTGGCGCTGGCCGGCTTCGGAGGGCGCTCCTTCGCGGGATCGCTCACCCGGCTCGTGGAACTCGCCGCCGAACGGCGGGACCGCCAGGTGGCGTACGTCACCGTGGCGGCCCCGTTGAGTGACCAGGAGGAGCAGCGCCTGGGCGCGAGCCTCGCCGCGATATACGGTCGAGAGGTCTCCGTCAAGCAGACGGTCGACCCCCACGTCCTGGGTGGCGTGAGCGTGCGGGTCGGCTCCGACCTGTACGACGGCACCATCCTGCGCCGCCTCAACGAGACCCGCAACGCGCTCGCGAAGCGCTGA
- the atpA gene encoding F0F1 ATP synthase subunit alpha produces the protein MAELTISTEEIRGALERYVSSYSTDVSREEVGTVADTGDGIAHVEGLPSTKTNELLEFEDGTLGVALNLDVREIGVVVLGDAAKLEEGQRVKRTDRVLSVPVGDAFLGRVVNALGQPIDGLGDIADEGYRELELQAPNVMARQSVFEPLQTGIKAIDAMTPIGRGQRQLIIGDRKTGKTTVALDAILNQRDNWRTGDPKKQVRCIYVAIGQKASTIASIKGQLEEAGAMEYTTIVASPASDPAGFKYIAPYTGSSIGQHWMYGGKHVLIVFDDLSKQAEAYRAVSLLLRRPPGREAYPGDVFYLHSRLLERCAKLSDELGGGSMTGLPIIETKANDISAFIPTNVISITDGQIFLETDLFNQGVRPAINVGTSVSRVGGAAQVKPMRKVAGSLRLNLAQYRELEAFAAFASDLDKASRAQLDRGVRLVELLKQPNYSPYPVQEEVVSVWAGTEGKLDDIPVGEVRRFESEFLQYLRHKHAGVLAGIADNQWSDDIVGSLDNAISEFKQVFLGKGDERRVNDAPAAPLEGEENRETVTRFRDGTTDRPAES, from the coding sequence ATGGCCGAGCTGACCATCTCGACGGAGGAGATCCGCGGCGCCCTGGAGCGCTACGTCTCCTCCTACTCGACCGACGTCTCCCGCGAGGAGGTCGGCACCGTCGCCGACACCGGTGACGGCATCGCCCACGTCGAGGGCCTGCCCTCGACCAAGACCAACGAGCTCCTGGAGTTCGAGGACGGCACGCTCGGCGTTGCGCTGAACCTCGACGTCCGGGAGATCGGTGTCGTCGTTCTCGGTGACGCCGCCAAGCTGGAGGAGGGGCAGCGGGTCAAGCGCACCGACCGCGTGCTCTCCGTGCCGGTCGGCGACGCCTTCCTCGGCCGCGTGGTCAACGCGCTCGGCCAGCCGATCGACGGCCTCGGCGACATCGCCGACGAGGGCTACCGCGAGCTGGAGCTGCAGGCTCCGAACGTGATGGCCCGGCAGTCGGTGTTCGAGCCGCTGCAGACCGGCATCAAGGCGATCGACGCGATGACGCCGATCGGTCGGGGCCAGCGGCAGCTGATCATCGGCGACCGGAAGACCGGTAAGACCACGGTCGCCCTGGACGCCATCCTCAACCAGCGGGACAACTGGCGCACCGGCGACCCGAAGAAGCAGGTTCGCTGCATCTACGTCGCCATCGGCCAGAAGGCCTCCACGATCGCCTCCATCAAGGGCCAGCTGGAGGAGGCGGGCGCGATGGAGTACACGACCATCGTGGCCTCCCCGGCGTCCGACCCGGCCGGCTTCAAGTACATCGCCCCGTACACCGGCTCGTCCATCGGGCAGCACTGGATGTACGGCGGCAAGCACGTCCTGATCGTTTTCGACGACCTGAGCAAGCAGGCCGAGGCGTACCGGGCCGTGTCGCTGCTGCTGCGTCGCCCGCCGGGCCGTGAGGCGTACCCGGGTGACGTCTTCTACCTGCACTCCCGCCTGCTGGAGCGCTGCGCGAAGCTCTCCGACGAGCTGGGTGGCGGCTCGATGACCGGTCTGCCGATCATCGAGACGAAGGCCAACGACATCTCGGCCTTCATCCCGACCAACGTCATCTCGATCACCGACGGCCAGATCTTCCTGGAGACCGACCTGTTCAACCAGGGCGTCCGTCCGGCGATCAACGTCGGCACCTCGGTCTCCCGGGTCGGTGGCGCCGCGCAGGTGAAGCCGATGCGCAAGGTTGCCGGTTCGCTGCGCCTCAACCTGGCCCAGTACCGCGAGCTGGAGGCGTTCGCCGCCTTCGCCTCCGACCTGGACAAGGCCTCCCGGGCCCAGCTGGACCGCGGTGTCCGGCTGGTCGAGCTGCTCAAGCAGCCGAACTACTCGCCGTACCCGGTGCAGGAAGAGGTCGTCTCGGTCTGGGCCGGCACCGAGGGCAAGCTGGACGACATCCCGGTGGGTGAGGTCCGGCGCTTCGAGTCGGAGTTCCTCCAGTACCTGCGGCACAAGCACGCGGGTGTGCTGGCCGGGATCGCCGACAACCAATGGAGCGACGACATCGTCGGCTCCCTGGACAACGCGATCAGCGAGTTCAAGCAGGTCTTCCTCGGCAAGGGCGACGAGCGTCGGGTCAACGACGCGCCGGCCGCGCCGCTGGAGGGCGAGGAGAACCGCGAGACGGTGACCCGCTTCCGCGACGGCACGACCGACCGCCCGGCCGAGAGCTGA
- a CDS encoding AtpZ/AtpI family protein, which produces MAGDQTPRPAGEPDDYPSGAGQGWTALSYLIGGMLVWGFIGWLIDQWLDTGGVATGIGVVLGVTGGIILVVRRLGTPT; this is translated from the coding sequence ATGGCTGGTGACCAAACCCCCCGTCCCGCCGGTGAACCGGACGACTATCCGTCCGGCGCCGGTCAGGGTTGGACCGCGCTCAGCTACCTCATCGGAGGCATGCTCGTGTGGGGTTTCATCGGCTGGCTGATCGACCAGTGGCTCGACACCGGTGGCGTCGCCACCGGGATCGGCGTCGTGCTCGGCGTGACCGGGGGGATCATCCTGGTCGTCCGCCGGCTCGGCACGCCTACTTAG
- the atpD gene encoding F0F1 ATP synthase subunit beta, with translation MTAPVETKTATGRVVRVIGPVVDAEFPRDAMPALFNALNVDVNLSGGEKTLTLEVAQHLGDNLVRAISMQPTDGLVRGAEVRDRGKPITVPVGDAVKGHVFNAIGEVLNLKEGETLTPDDHWGIHRKAPAFADLEPKTEMLETGIKVIDLLAPYVKGGKIGLFGGAGVGKTVLIQEMITRVARNFGGTSVFAGVGERTREGNDLIAEMTESGVIDKTALVYGQMDEPPGTRLRVALSALTMAEYFRDVKKQEVLLFIDNIFRFTQAGSEVSTLLGRMPSAVGYQPTLADEMGELQERITSVRGQAITSMQAIYVPADDYTDPAPATTFAHLDATTNLERSISDKGIYPAVDPLASSSRILAPEFVGQEHFQVATEVKRILQRYRDLQDIIAILGIEELSEEDKITVARARRIERFLSQNTYAAEQFTGVPGSTVPIKETIEAFRKISEGEYDHFPEQAFFMCGGLEDLERKAEELMKG, from the coding sequence ATGACTGCACCAGTAGAGACCAAGACGGCCACGGGTCGCGTGGTCCGGGTCATCGGCCCGGTCGTCGACGCCGAGTTCCCGCGCGACGCCATGCCGGCCCTGTTCAACGCCCTGAACGTTGACGTGAACCTGTCCGGCGGTGAGAAGACGCTGACCCTGGAGGTCGCCCAGCACCTGGGTGACAACCTGGTCCGTGCCATCTCGATGCAGCCGACGGACGGCCTGGTCCGCGGCGCGGAGGTGCGCGACCGCGGCAAGCCGATCACCGTGCCGGTGGGCGACGCGGTCAAGGGCCACGTGTTCAACGCGATCGGCGAGGTGCTCAACCTCAAAGAGGGCGAGACCCTGACCCCGGACGACCACTGGGGTATCCACCGCAAGGCCCCGGCCTTCGCGGACCTGGAGCCGAAGACCGAGATGCTGGAGACCGGCATCAAGGTCATCGACCTGCTCGCCCCGTACGTCAAGGGCGGCAAGATCGGCCTGTTCGGCGGCGCGGGCGTGGGCAAGACGGTGCTCATCCAGGAGATGATCACCCGTGTGGCCCGCAACTTCGGCGGTACCTCGGTCTTCGCCGGCGTGGGTGAGCGCACCCGTGAGGGCAACGACCTCATCGCCGAGATGACCGAGTCCGGCGTCATCGACAAGACCGCGCTGGTCTACGGCCAGATGGACGAGCCGCCGGGCACCCGGCTGCGGGTGGCGCTCTCCGCGCTGACCATGGCCGAGTACTTCCGCGACGTGAAGAAGCAGGAGGTGCTGCTCTTCATCGACAACATCTTCCGCTTCACCCAGGCCGGTTCGGAGGTCTCCACCCTGCTCGGCCGGATGCCGAGCGCGGTGGGTTACCAGCCGACCCTGGCCGACGAGATGGGCGAGCTCCAGGAGCGGATCACCTCGGTCCGGGGCCAGGCCATCACCTCCATGCAGGCGATCTACGTGCCGGCGGACGACTACACCGACCCCGCCCCGGCCACCACGTTCGCCCACCTGGACGCGACCACCAACCTGGAGCGGTCGATCTCCGACAAGGGCATCTACCCGGCGGTGGACCCGCTGGCGTCCTCGTCCCGGATCCTCGCCCCGGAGTTCGTCGGCCAGGAGCACTTCCAGGTCGCCACCGAGGTGAAGCGGATCCTGCAGCGCTACCGCGACCTGCAGGACATCATTGCCATCCTCGGCATCGAGGAGCTCTCCGAGGAAGACAAGATCACCGTGGCCCGGGCCCGGCGGATCGAGCGCTTCCTGTCGCAGAACACCTACGCCGCCGAGCAGTTCACCGGCGTGCCGGGCTCGACGGTCCCGATCAAGGAGACCATCGAGGCGTTCCGCAAGATCAGCGAGGGCGAGTACGACCACTTCCCCGAGCAGGCGTTCTTCATGTGCGGCGGTCTCGAGGACCTGGAGCGCAAGGCTGAGGAGCTGATGAAGGGCTGA
- the atpB gene encoding F0F1 ATP synthase subunit A: MFGQANVLAAGQAAFPPSVDDFYLPAILPWGVENAPWFTKFTAMIWIAVGVLIIFFLATYRKPQLVPTKKQWFAESIYGFVRNNISVDMIGHQGVRFAPYFTTLFCFVLLTNAFAIIPFFQISPNSHIAFPAILAVLSYVLFNYIGIRHHGFVKYFKHALIPPAPWYILPLLIPIEAFSTFIIRPFSLAVRLFANMFAGHMLLLVFTLGGFAMLNANAWLAPISVVSWVMTVALTLLEALVIVLQAYVFTVLSASYIQGALAEEH; the protein is encoded by the coding sequence GTGTTCGGACAGGCGAACGTTCTGGCAGCAGGCCAGGCGGCATTCCCACCCAGTGTGGACGACTTTTACCTGCCCGCCATCCTGCCCTGGGGTGTGGAAAACGCTCCCTGGTTCACCAAGTTCACGGCGATGATCTGGATCGCGGTCGGCGTCCTGATCATCTTCTTCCTGGCGACCTACCGGAAGCCGCAGCTGGTGCCGACCAAGAAGCAGTGGTTCGCCGAGTCGATCTACGGCTTCGTCCGGAACAACATCTCGGTCGACATGATCGGTCACCAGGGCGTGCGGTTCGCGCCCTACTTCACGACGCTGTTCTGCTTCGTGCTGCTGACGAACGCGTTCGCGATCATCCCGTTCTTCCAGATCTCGCCGAACTCGCACATCGCCTTCCCGGCGATCCTCGCGGTGCTCAGCTACGTGCTGTTCAACTACATCGGCATCCGGCACCACGGCTTCGTCAAATACTTCAAGCACGCCCTGATTCCGCCGGCACCCTGGTACATCCTGCCGCTGCTGATCCCGATCGAGGCGTTCTCGACCTTCATCATCCGGCCGTTCTCGCTCGCCGTCCGTCTCTTCGCGAACATGTTCGCCGGCCACATGCTCCTGCTGGTCTTCACGCTCGGCGGCTTCGCGATGCTCAACGCCAACGCCTGGCTGGCGCCGATCTCGGTGGTCTCCTGGGTGATGACCGTGGCGCTGACCCTTCTCGAGGCGCTGGTCATCGTCCTGCAGGCATACGTCTTCACCGTGCTGAGCGCCAGCTACATCCAGGGCGCGCTCGCCGAAGAGCACTGA
- a CDS encoding F0F1 ATP synthase subunit gamma, producing MAAQVRVLRQRIRSAKSMKKITKAMELVATSRIAKAQARVQASLPYAQAITGVLTALASNARIDHPLLTPRERVRRAGVLLVTSDRGLAGGYSSNAIKTAESLIARLKADGKEPVLYVIGRKGVGFYRFRNRPIEANWTGFSEQPSFEDARTVGETLIKAFTAGADDVDGGAGADGVVGVDELHIVYTEFHSLMTQSPVAKIIGPMQVEDRPRSEGLLPAYEFEPEAEALLDALLPRYINTRIYAALIEAAASESAARRRAMKSATDNAEDMIEKYTREMNSARQAGITQEISEIVGGANALAASGSEV from the coding sequence ATGGCGGCCCAGGTACGCGTTCTTCGTCAACGGATCCGCTCGGCGAAGTCGATGAAGAAGATCACCAAGGCGATGGAGCTCGTGGCGACGAGCCGGATCGCCAAGGCCCAGGCCCGGGTGCAGGCGTCCCTGCCGTACGCCCAGGCCATCACCGGCGTGCTCACGGCGCTGGCGTCCAACGCGCGGATCGACCACCCGCTGCTCACCCCGCGCGAGCGGGTGCGGCGGGCGGGCGTCCTGCTGGTCACCAGCGACCGTGGCCTGGCCGGCGGCTACAGCTCCAACGCGATCAAGACGGCGGAGTCGCTGATCGCGCGGCTCAAGGCGGACGGCAAGGAACCGGTGCTCTACGTCATCGGGCGTAAGGGCGTCGGGTTCTACCGGTTCCGCAACCGGCCGATCGAGGCCAACTGGACGGGCTTCAGCGAGCAGCCGTCGTTCGAGGACGCCCGCACGGTGGGTGAGACGCTGATCAAGGCGTTCACGGCCGGTGCGGACGACGTCGACGGCGGTGCCGGTGCGGACGGAGTGGTCGGCGTCGACGAACTGCACATCGTCTACACCGAGTTCCACTCGCTGATGACGCAGAGCCCGGTCGCCAAGATCATCGGGCCGATGCAGGTGGAGGACCGGCCGCGCTCCGAGGGGCTGCTGCCGGCGTACGAGTTCGAACCGGAGGCGGAGGCGCTGCTCGACGCGCTGCTGCCGAGGTACATCAACACGCGGATCTACGCGGCGTTGATCGAGGCGGCGGCGAGCGAGTCGGCGGCACGGCGGCGGGCGATGAAGAGCGCCACCGACAACGCTGAGGACATGATCGAGAAGTACACGCGTGAGATGAACTCGGCTCGCCAGGCCGGGATCACCCAGGAGATCAGCGAGATCGTCGGCGGCGCCAACGCGCTTGCCGCGTCGGGAAGTGAAGTGTGA
- the glyA gene encoding serine hydroxymethyltransferase → MDTETSTFWGPDFAQLRATDPEIAGVVLGELNRLRGGLQLIASENLTSPAVLAALGSTLTNKYAEGYPGRRYYGGCAEVDRAEEIGIARAKELFAAEHANLQPHSGASANLAAYAALVQPGDTVLAMDLPHGGHLTHGSRVNFSGKWFATVGYTVRPDTELIDYDEVRDLARAHRPKMIICGATAYPRLIDFARFREIADEVGAYLMVDAAHFIGLVAGRAIPSPVPYADVVCATTHKVLRGPRGGMILCRESLAQRIDKAVFPFTQGGPLMHAVAAKAVALREAAQPEFQTYASQVISNAQALAAGLADEGMRPVSGGTDTHLTLIDLRELGVTGAEAEDRCDAASITLNKNAIPYDPQPPRVASGIRVGTPSVTTQGMREGELRQVAALIARAVRADPGAPGGADELTRIGAEVAELVAAFPAYPRG, encoded by the coding sequence GTGGACACCGAGACGAGCACCTTCTGGGGGCCGGATTTCGCGCAGCTCAGGGCCACCGACCCGGAGATCGCCGGGGTGGTCCTCGGCGAGCTGAACCGGCTGCGCGGCGGCCTTCAGCTGATCGCCAGCGAGAACCTGACCTCGCCGGCGGTGCTGGCCGCGCTCGGTTCGACGCTGACCAACAAGTACGCCGAGGGCTACCCGGGCCGGCGCTACTACGGCGGCTGCGCCGAGGTGGACCGGGCTGAGGAGATCGGCATCGCCCGGGCGAAGGAGCTCTTCGCCGCCGAGCATGCCAACCTCCAGCCGCACTCCGGCGCCAGCGCCAACCTGGCCGCGTACGCCGCGCTGGTGCAGCCGGGGGACACGGTGCTGGCGATGGACCTGCCGCACGGCGGGCACCTGACCCACGGCAGCCGGGTGAACTTCTCCGGCAAGTGGTTCGCCACGGTGGGGTACACCGTCCGGCCGGACACCGAGCTGATCGACTACGACGAGGTGCGGGACCTGGCCCGGGCGCACCGGCCCAAGATGATCATCTGCGGCGCCACCGCGTACCCCCGGCTGATCGACTTCGCCCGCTTCCGGGAGATCGCCGACGAGGTCGGCGCGTACCTGATGGTGGACGCGGCGCACTTCATCGGCCTGGTCGCCGGCCGGGCGATCCCGTCCCCGGTGCCGTACGCCGATGTCGTCTGCGCGACCACCCACAAGGTGCTGCGCGGCCCGCGCGGCGGCATGATCCTGTGCCGCGAGTCGCTGGCGCAGCGGATCGACAAGGCGGTCTTCCCGTTCACCCAGGGCGGCCCGTTGATGCACGCGGTCGCGGCCAAGGCCGTCGCGCTGCGCGAGGCCGCCCAGCCCGAGTTCCAGACGTACGCCAGTCAGGTGATCAGCAACGCCCAGGCGCTCGCGGCCGGGCTGGCCGACGAGGGGATGCGCCCGGTGTCCGGCGGCACCGACACCCACCTCACCCTGATCGACCTGCGGGAGCTGGGCGTGACCGGCGCCGAGGCCGAGGATCGCTGCGACGCGGCGTCGATCACCCTCAACAAGAACGCGATCCCGTACGACCCGCAGCCTCCGAGGGTGGCCTCCGGCATCCGGGTGGGCACGCCCAGCGTCACCACCCAGGGCATGCGGGAGGGGGAGCTGCGGCAGGTGGCCGCCCTGATCGCGCGGGCGGTACGTGCTGATCCCGGCGCCCCGGGCGGCGCCGACGAGCTGACCCGGATCGGTGCCGAGGTGGCCGAGCTGGTCGCGGCGTTCCCGGCGTACCCCCGTGGCTGA